The genomic stretch AACCATCCGCACATTATTCCTATACAAACTGTCAATCTCATATTTTTCATTGTTCATTCAGCTTATTTCTCCGGCAAGGAGATTCGTTCATAAACAGATAACTATCCTCATAACCGCCATAATCCACCACTATCTTTTCAAATACGATGGCAGGCTCCACCGGTTTTAGAACCAATGTATAGGTTCCGTCCGCACAGTCGGGCAGGCTCAACTTCACCCGGGTCTTCACTACCCGACGGGCCACTGTGGGATACAGTACACGATATACATTATCCGGATGTTCGTTCAACTCCGCATTGAAACAGACAGTCTGCTCCTCCGCTCCTTCAAAACCTACCGTGTAGCGATGACCTTCCCGTCTGAGGAAGGGCAGTGTGGATTTCACAATGACATACACATTTACTGTATCTACTTTTTGCGGTATTTTCATTTTATAAGAGAGCGAAGCCCCCTCCGCAGACTGTGTATAAGGCATCAAAGCCACTCCGCTCAGCGTACGTCCCATGTGCGGTATGACTGTCCAGGCGGTCTTCGGTGCAACGGATGATGTAAAGTAATGCTCCGCCTCCATAGAAACCACCCCTTTGTCACCGGTAAACAAATATCCTCCTACAGCCCCTTCCGGTTGTTCTATCCGGTAGACTTCCGGTAAACGGTCGGCCGGGAAATCATCATTCCACGAAGTATAGCCTATATGTTTCTGCGTCATCATCCCATTCCACTTGCCTCCCGACATTTCTTCGTTGTATTCCCTGCACAATTCCGCATCACGCCGGAATGCCTGCTCCACTTTGTCGGCCCACTCATTCGCCTGCGGATTATTCTCCTTGTATAATTTGTGATTCATGGCTTGTGCATAATACATTTCATACAGATTGGCCATCGCCTGCACAGGAAAAAGAATCAGTTGTCGGTAGGCATCTCTGTAAGCGGTATCCAGTTTCAAATACTGCCGCAAGGCTTCCGCCTCCAGCTTCACATATTCATCAGCCACCTGCCTCCATTCCCCCGAAGCCAAGTGATAAGTATCCTTATCCAGCATCTCGGGAGTCACGCGTCCATTGTACTTGCAATACAGGTTCAAAATACGCATGGCCTCATCCGCCTGTTCCTCACCGAACTGCTGCGCACAGAACACTCGTGTATGCTCCAACAGATCCCCTGCCGCATAGCGTTCCGGATTCCAAGCCATATTCATAAAAAGAGTGATAGGATACTCCATCGGCTTCAAATCCCCCACATTCAATATCCAAAGCTTATCCACCCCATAACTGTAAGTCAACTGAAGCTGCTCCCACATATTTTGTACGGGAGTTACATTCAACCATTTGGAATTACGGGGGGCCCCCACATAGTCCACATGGTAATACATCCCCCAGCCACCGGCACGTTTCCGTTCTTTTGCATCCGGCAATCGGCGCACATCCCCCCAATTGTCATCACTCAGCAACATAATCACATCATCAGGCACACGGAGTCCCATATCATAAAAGCGTTGCACCTCTTTATAAATAGCCCATACCTGCGGACGTTTCTCCGGCACTTTTCCCGTCACTTCCTTAATAATACGACGCTGGTTCCGGAATATCTTCTCCATCAGGCGCATGTTTTCCTCATCACGCGGCACATATTTGTCATCTTCCCCCTCCTTTCCACCCATCGGAGTATCACCGTCACCTCTCATACCAATGGTAATCAAATCTTCCGTACCGGCGGCACGCTCCATACCTTCACGGAAAAAACGGTCAATCACTTGCTGGTTGGAAGCATAGTCCCATGCCCCATATTCGCTGCGCTTTCTCACCCATTCCTGATGA from Phocaeicola dorei encodes the following:
- a CDS encoding glycosyl hydrolase 115 family protein, producing MKLKKCVGIFLFSTLCLNVGAIDHKGITFDQLAPDRFTLMENGVANEILVDEQEDAGVMIAVRNLQNDFKRVSGRAAGLCYTPGVKRMIMVGTLKSRYIRELVKAKKIDASLLEGKNEKYLMTVVSAPLNGVDEALVIVGSDKRGTIYGIYELSEQIGVSPWYDWADVPVMFRQNLSMTRGSYTAGEPAVKYRGIFLNDEAPCLTGWVKHTYGTNYGDHRFYARVFELILRLRGNFMWPAMWGWSFYADDPENSKTAHEMGIIMGTSHHEPMARNHQEWVRKRSEYGAWDYASNQQVIDRFFREGMERAAGTEDLITIGMRGDGDTPMGGKEGEDDKYVPRDEENMRLMEKIFRNQRRIIKEVTGKVPEKRPQVWAIYKEVQRFYDMGLRVPDDVIMLLSDDNWGDVRRLPDAKERKRAGGWGMYYHVDYVGAPRNSKWLNVTPVQNMWEQLQLTYSYGVDKLWILNVGDLKPMEYPITLFMNMAWNPERYAAGDLLEHTRVFCAQQFGEEQADEAMRILNLYCKYNGRVTPEMLDKDTYHLASGEWRQVADEYVKLEAEALRQYLKLDTAYRDAYRQLILFPVQAMANLYEMYYAQAMNHKLYKENNPQANEWADKVEQAFRRDAELCREYNEEMSGGKWNGMMTQKHIGYTSWNDDFPADRLPEVYRIEQPEGAVGGYLFTGDKGVVSMEAEHYFTSSVAPKTAWTVIPHMGRTLSGVALMPYTQSAEGASLSYKMKIPQKVDTVNVYVIVKSTLPFLRREGHRYTVGFEGAEEQTVCFNAELNEHPDNVYRVLYPTVARRVVKTRVKLSLPDCADGTYTLVLKPVEPAIVFEKIVVDYGGYEDSYLFMNESPCRRNKLNEQ